The region ACCTTATTAAAGTAGGTCAGGTAATCCGGATTCCGTAAGCAACTCGCTTTTATTATGGATACCTCTCGATCTTTCGGGAGGTTTTTTTTTGCCGCATACCGTCCTTTGAAGGTAAGAAAAAGGGGCCACAAAGCCCCATTTTTATAAATACATCACGGTACCTCGTCATACCATTGCCTTCGCCGAAATATCCGGATGGGCTTGAACGTATTGCACCAATGTACCAACATACGCTTCCAGCGGTGGACAGGCTATATTGGTCTCCTTCAAATCCCGAACCGTGTTTTCACAGGAATACGTGGTGGGGTGGGTAAAATATTCCACCGCGTCCGTCGTAATACCTGTCAAGTCTTGGGCATAAGGCACATATTCCAAGGCAGACTTTGCAATGACTTTCGGCAAAGAAACCGGTAGCACCCAGCGCTTCGTAGCCCCAGCAAACAGGTCAATTAGTTCAGCAACCGATGGTGGATTTGGATTTGCCAGTTGATATACCTTGTTCAGAGAAGTACTTTGGGCACTCAAGTAAGCAATGGCTTCAATGACAAAGTCTTGCGGTACGATGTTGACAGTATATTGGTTAGTATCTCCGATGACCGGCATTACCGCGACCGAAAGTTGGTTCATCAGGAACCGCATAATGGCATAGGGGCCATCGTATTTCTGCGTTTGACCCGTCTTTGAGTCTCCAACAACAATTCCGGGGCGATAGATAGAGACCGGAAGACCGGCTTTCATCCGACGCTGCACCTCTACTTCGGCAAAATATTTGGTCTCTTCATAAAAATTATTAAA is a window of Bacteroidetes Order II. bacterium DNA encoding:
- a CDS encoding SDR family oxidoreductase — its product is MPTIFLTGFPGFLGSALVERLLDRSPQEVSITCLIQPRWRGLAEQKAFGLERQKASRLGRIHLVEGDITRPGLGLGEAYAQLQQETQEVYHLAAVYDLSVKREFAFRVNVEGSRNVLDFAEGCDALTRFQYVSTCYVSGRYEGVFTENDLEKGQIFNNFYEETKYFAEVEVQRRMKAGLPVSIYRPGIVVGDSKTGQTQKYDGPYAIMRFLMNQLSVAVMPVIGDTNQYTVNIVPQDFVIEAIAYLSAQSTSLNKVYQLANPNPPSVAELIDLFAGATKRWVLPVSLPKVIAKSALEYVPYAQDLTGITTDAVEYFTHPTTYSCENTVRDLKETNIACPPLEAYVGTLVQYVQAHPDISAKAMV